A region from the Onychomys torridus chromosome 22, mOncTor1.1, whole genome shotgun sequence genome encodes:
- the Gtf2h3 gene encoding general transcription factor IIH subunit 3 isoform X1 gives MAADEDEVNLLVIVVDTNPIWWGKQALKGSQFTLSKCMDAVMVLANSHLFMNRSNQLAVIASHIQESRFLYPGKNGRLGDFFGDPGNPIPDCNPSGSKDGKYELLTAANEVIAEEIKDLMTKGDLKGQHTETLLAGSLAKALCYIHRVNKAVKDNQEMKSRILVIKAAEDSALQYMNFMNVIFAAQKQNILIDACVLDSDSGLLQQACDITGGLYLKVPQMPSLLQYLLWVFLPDQDQRSQLILPPPIHVDYRAACFCHRSLIEIGYVCSVCLSIFCNFSPICTTCETAFKISLPPVLKAKKKKQKVSL, from the exons AAGATGAGGTGAATCTTCTGGTTATCGTAGTTGACACCAACCCGATTTGGTGGGGCAAGCAAGCATTAAAGGGATCTCAG TTTACTTTATCCAAGTGCATGGATGCCGTGATGGTGCTGGCCAACTCCCACCTGTTCATGAACCGCTCCAACCAGCTGGCTGTGATAGCCAGTCACATTCAGGAGAG TCGGTTCTTGTACCCGGGGAAGAACGGCAGACTTGGAGACTTCTTCGGGGACCCTGGCAACCCCATTCCTGACTGTAATCCCTCTGGGAGTAAAGATGGGAAGTACGAGCTGCTGACAGCCGCAAACGAGGTGATCGCCGAGGAGATCAAAGACCTGATGACCAAGG GTGACCTAAAGGGCCAGCACACGGAGACACTACTAGCGGGATCCCTCGCCAAAGCCCTTTGCT ACATCCACAGAGTGAACAAGGCAGTTAAAG ATAATCAGGAGATGAAATCAAGGATATTG GTAATCAAGGCTGCAGAGGACAGCGCGCTGCAGTACATGAACTTCATGAACGTCATCTTTGCTGCTCAGAAGCAG AATATTCTCATTGATGCCTGCGTCCTAGACTCGGATTCAGGGCTTCTCCAGCAG GCTTGTGACATCACAGGGGGATTGTACCTGAAGGTGCCTCAGATGCCTTCTCTCCTGCAGTACTTACTG tggGTTTTTCTTCCGGATCAAGATCAGCGATCTCAGCTAATCCTCCCACCTCCAATCCATGTGGACTACAGGGCTGCCTGTTTCTGTCACCGAAGTCTCATTGAGATTGGCTATGTCTGCTCCGTCTGTCTGTCCA TTTTCTGCAATTTCAGCCCCATCTGCACCACGTGCGA gacagcctttaagatctccctccctcctgtacTGAAggccaagaaaaagaaacagaaggtgtCCCTGTGA
- the Gtf2h3 gene encoding general transcription factor IIH subunit 3 isoform X2: MAADEDEVNLLVIVVDTNPIWWGKQALKGSQFTLSKCMDAVMVLANSHLFMNRSNQLAVIASHIQESRFLYPGKNGRLGDFFGDPGNPIPDCNPSGSKDGKYELLTAANEVIAEEIKDLMTKGDLKGQHTETLLAGSLAKALCYIHRVNKAVKDNQEMKSRILVIKAAEDSALQYMNFMNVIFAAQKQNILIDACVLDSDSGLLQQWVFLPDQDQRSQLILPPPIHVDYRAACFCHRSLIEIGYVCSVCLSIFCNFSPICTTCETAFKISLPPVLKAKKKKQKVSL, encoded by the exons AAGATGAGGTGAATCTTCTGGTTATCGTAGTTGACACCAACCCGATTTGGTGGGGCAAGCAAGCATTAAAGGGATCTCAG TTTACTTTATCCAAGTGCATGGATGCCGTGATGGTGCTGGCCAACTCCCACCTGTTCATGAACCGCTCCAACCAGCTGGCTGTGATAGCCAGTCACATTCAGGAGAG TCGGTTCTTGTACCCGGGGAAGAACGGCAGACTTGGAGACTTCTTCGGGGACCCTGGCAACCCCATTCCTGACTGTAATCCCTCTGGGAGTAAAGATGGGAAGTACGAGCTGCTGACAGCCGCAAACGAGGTGATCGCCGAGGAGATCAAAGACCTGATGACCAAGG GTGACCTAAAGGGCCAGCACACGGAGACACTACTAGCGGGATCCCTCGCCAAAGCCCTTTGCT ACATCCACAGAGTGAACAAGGCAGTTAAAG ATAATCAGGAGATGAAATCAAGGATATTG GTAATCAAGGCTGCAGAGGACAGCGCGCTGCAGTACATGAACTTCATGAACGTCATCTTTGCTGCTCAGAAGCAG AATATTCTCATTGATGCCTGCGTCCTAGACTCGGATTCAGGGCTTCTCCAGCAG tggGTTTTTCTTCCGGATCAAGATCAGCGATCTCAGCTAATCCTCCCACCTCCAATCCATGTGGACTACAGGGCTGCCTGTTTCTGTCACCGAAGTCTCATTGAGATTGGCTATGTCTGCTCCGTCTGTCTGTCCA TTTTCTGCAATTTCAGCCCCATCTGCACCACGTGCGA gacagcctttaagatctccctccctcctgtacTGAAggccaagaaaaagaaacagaaggtgtCCCTGTGA